In Runella sp. SP2, the genomic window CAAAAAATACGTTTTTCCCGATGCACTCCCGCCCGTGATACCAACGATAAAAGGTTTTTTCATCCGGTAAAGTTACAGTTCCATCCGCAAATACTGAACTTCCAGCACGGATTTTGTACACGATGCCACAACAAATTGTTAGTTTTGCATTCATTTATTCTATTTTTAACTATGCCCATCACAAAATTTACTATCGCCTACTTCCGATGTTGCTGCTAACCTGTTTTGAATTTTAGTCTAAAACCTGAATAGTAGCAACTTATATATCTCATGAACCAACCACTCAAAATTTATAACTCCCTCACTCGACAGAAAGAACTTTTTGAACCCATCAACGCTCCGTACGTAGGAATGTACGTATGTGGGCCGACGGTTTATAACTACGTACACCTTGGGAATGTACGTACTTTTTTGACGTTCGACACGCTCTTCCGCTACCTTTCGCACATCGGTTATAAAGTGCGTTATGTTCGGAACATTACCGATGTAGGTCACCTTGTGGGCGACGGCGACGAGGGCGAAGACAAAATCGGCCGCATGGCAAAATTGGAGCAGTTGGAGCCCATGGAAATTGTTCAGCGCTATACCAACGATTTTCACCAAGTGTTGGACCAACTTAATTTCCGTCCGCCGAGCATTGAGCCTACTGCCACGGGTCACTTGATTGAGCAAATCGAGGCCGTTAAAGATCTTATTTCAAAAGATTTGGCTTATGAATCAAACGGTTCGGTTTATTTTGACATCAATAAATACAACGGCCAAGGGCACAGCTACGGAAAGCTTTCGGGTAGGGTATTGGACGAGCTTTTGACCGAAACCCGCGAACTCGAAGGAACCAGCGAAAAGCGCAACCCGCTCGACTTTGCCATTTGGAAAAAAGCCGCCCCTGAGCACATCATGCAGTGGGAATCGCCTTGGGGTAAAGGCTTTCCAGGCTGGCACCTCGAATGTACTTGCATGAGTACCAAATACTTAGGGAAACAGTTTGACATTCACGGCGGTGGTATGGACCTTAAATTTCCTCACCACGAATGCGAAATTGCCCAAGGAACGGGCATCAACGGCACCGACCCTGTGCGCTATTGGATGCACTCCAACATGCTCACCGTCAACGGGCAAAAAATGTCAAAATCACTTGGAAACTCGTTTTTACCACGTGAGCTGTTTGCTGGCGACCACCCGCTGCTCGACCAAGCGTACAGCCCGATGACGAGCCGTTTCTTTATGCTACAGTCACAATACAGAAGTACGCTTGACTTCTCCAACGACGCATTAAAAGGCTCACACAAAGCCTATAAGCGTCTAATGAATGGGTTAAAAGCCATCAAGGAAATGGTGTATATCCCTGCCGAAGTAACTACTAGCAGCGATGAAGTAGGCTTGAAAGTATCGACGCCATGCGTTCAGGTGGATGAGAAAAAAGTCGCTGACATCAAGAAATCAGTACAAGCCTTCTACGATGCGATGAACGACGACTTAAACACGGCCGTGGCTATCGCGCAGCTATTTAACATGTTGAAATATATCAACATGCTTTATTTGAACCAGCTTGTTCCTGCGGCTTTGGGAGAAGACGGATTTGCGGCACTTAAAAACAACTTTATCACTTTTACGGAAGAAATTCTGGGTTTGGTAGAAGAGCGCAGCGAAAACGATGCTGTCTTAAACGGTATGCTTAACTTATATCGGGAATACAAAGCCGCTCAACAATACGAGAAAGTGGATCAAATTCGTTCCTACTTCAAAGCTCAAAACCTGGTCATTCGCGATATGAAACACCGCATCGACTGGGCATACGAAGAATAACTGGCCACCAACCTAACACATTGATGCAAAAGAGAAGCGCTTATTTTAGTTATATACTATTAGCCATCTTTGTACTGGCAGGGGTTTTGTACATTGCAAGACCTCTGCTAGTTGCAGATCGTGAAGAGGCTGCACCAGTAGCCGAAGCCCCTGCGCCATCGGCAACCCCCGAAAGTTCGACCCCAGCTACGGCTCCCGCCGCTACGAGCAGCGGCATTACCAAAGAGGGTGAAGTCGCTTTTCTGCGTGGAGGTCAGCAACTCCGCAAAATCGACGTTGAAATTGCCGAAAACGACGCAGAACGGGCCAAAGGATTGATGTTCCGACCTTATCTTTCGGATTCGGTAGGAATGTTGTTTGTATTTGAACAAGCTACCCCTCAATCATTTTGGATGAAAAACACGATGATTTCGCTGGACATTATTTACGTTGACTCTGCAAAAAAAATCGTTTCTATTCAGAAAAACGCGAAACCTTATTCGGAAGAAAGTTTGCCTTCCTACGGCGAAGCACAATACGTAGTGGAAGTAAACGGCGGTTACTGTGACAAATATGGTATCAAAGTGGGTGATGCGGTTGCTTTCTAATACTAAAAATCACTTTAAAAGGCCCAATTGTCGGCATTGATAAACGAGGCATAAGGCGATGAATCTGGAAATAATCAAAACAGAATTATTGGAGGATTACCTAACGCTAGTTCCCAAAGATTTAGCACAACGTTTTGATGCCCTGAAGGATGCAGACATTTCAACCGATACGTTTAGCTTTCATACGTCAGTAGCTTCGGTTTTTTCAAGCAAAATAGAAGGCGAAGAGATTGAATTAGATAGTTATATCAAACACAAAAAATTTGGCATTAAGTTTTTACCCGACTATACTAAGAAAATTGACGACCTGTATGATGCTTATACTTTTGCCAAAACCAATGTGTTGAATAAAACAAACATAAGCAAAGCACATAAATTATTAAGCAAACATATAGTTGCAAAACAGCAACAAGGCAAATTACGTACACAAAATATGTATGTAAGTACGCCCGATGGAAGGATTGAATATGTAGCAGTTTCCCCGTATGAAGTAGAATCCGAAATGGAAAAGTTCTATCATGATATAGCAGTGCTTTTGAAGCAAAAGCTAACCACAGAAAAAGCTTTCTTTTTTGCAGCTATGATTCATTTGGCATTCGTAAAAATTCATCCTTGGAACGATGGCAACGGCAGAAGTGGAAGATTGATAGAAAAATGGTTTTTAGCTCAAAAATTAGGCGAAAAAGCATGGTTTGTACCCAGCGAAAGAAACTATTATGAACACCACCAAACCTATTACCGTAATTTACGTCTGTTGGGGTTAGAATATCCTGAGCTTGACTATTCAAAAGCACTGCCTTTCCTATTAATGTTACCCAATAGTTTATAATTTACGCGAACTTTTCAAGAAATGTGCCTTTAGGCACTACCTATTTGTAGTTATAGGAGCCTATTTTCTTATTTCAGTGTGCCGTAGGTACACAACATCGCTTACAAGTGGTGTACCTATGGCACACCAAATCGGACAAGCCCTCATTGTTCTACAAATGTTAAGCCTCTATGAGGCCCAAAACCAAGCACTTATCTTGAAAAGTTCGCATTATAATTATCAAAATCCAGCCTCAACGGTACCTTGTAAAACTAT contains:
- a CDS encoding DUF192 domain-containing protein, which encodes MQKRSAYFSYILLAIFVLAGVLYIARPLLVADREEAAPVAEAPAPSATPESSTPATAPAATSSGITKEGEVAFLRGGQQLRKIDVEIAENDAERAKGLMFRPYLSDSVGMLFVFEQATPQSFWMKNTMISLDIIYVDSAKKIVSIQKNAKPYSEESLPSYGEAQYVVEVNGGYCDKYGIKVGDAVAF
- a CDS encoding Fic family protein codes for the protein MNLEIIKTELLEDYLTLVPKDLAQRFDALKDADISTDTFSFHTSVASVFSSKIEGEEIELDSYIKHKKFGIKFLPDYTKKIDDLYDAYTFAKTNVLNKTNISKAHKLLSKHIVAKQQQGKLRTQNMYVSTPDGRIEYVAVSPYEVESEMEKFYHDIAVLLKQKLTTEKAFFFAAMIHLAFVKIHPWNDGNGRSGRLIEKWFLAQKLGEKAWFVPSERNYYEHHQTYYRNLRLLGLEYPELDYSKALPFLLMLPNSL
- the cysS gene encoding cysteine--tRNA ligase, with translation MNQPLKIYNSLTRQKELFEPINAPYVGMYVCGPTVYNYVHLGNVRTFLTFDTLFRYLSHIGYKVRYVRNITDVGHLVGDGDEGEDKIGRMAKLEQLEPMEIVQRYTNDFHQVLDQLNFRPPSIEPTATGHLIEQIEAVKDLISKDLAYESNGSVYFDINKYNGQGHSYGKLSGRVLDELLTETRELEGTSEKRNPLDFAIWKKAAPEHIMQWESPWGKGFPGWHLECTCMSTKYLGKQFDIHGGGMDLKFPHHECEIAQGTGINGTDPVRYWMHSNMLTVNGQKMSKSLGNSFLPRELFAGDHPLLDQAYSPMTSRFFMLQSQYRSTLDFSNDALKGSHKAYKRLMNGLKAIKEMVYIPAEVTTSSDEVGLKVSTPCVQVDEKKVADIKKSVQAFYDAMNDDLNTAVAIAQLFNMLKYINMLYLNQLVPAALGEDGFAALKNNFITFTEEILGLVEERSENDAVLNGMLNLYREYKAAQQYEKVDQIRSYFKAQNLVIRDMKHRIDWAYEE